A window of Holophagales bacterium contains these coding sequences:
- a CDS encoding efflux RND transporter periplasmic adaptor subunit: protein MNRKPTILLSGLALSAAVALAGCGKGRGAAPAPEAPAKTAEKVEEPATPQRVHLTAAAIAEAGITTWKVQIVDLSHILSLTGSVGFDENRLLLVAANVKGRVTSIPVDLGARVKPGDPLLVIESVDLGRTREEFVTELSSFNVSASAYERARKLVEANAISAGEFQAREGDYLAKKTAVASAERTLHLYGDSEETIARLRANAVDHRLSAADGATLTLRAPFAGRVIDRKVTSGALFEALQPLMTIADLGSVWVFLNAYEKDLALLHEGLSVTLRTDAYPQETFRGRVDFLGSVVDPQTRSVRVRATVENRSEKLRPGLFVTAQVDVPKPQSEAHPIVAVPQSAIQRLEGRSTVFVQVEPGVFQRHYVEVGHSFEGFTEILAGIKAGDVVATEGSFVLKSEFAKASLVEED, encoded by the coding sequence GTGAACAGGAAGCCCACCATCCTCCTTTCCGGCCTCGCCCTTTCCGCCGCCGTCGCTCTCGCCGGCTGCGGCAAGGGCCGCGGTGCCGCTCCCGCGCCTGAAGCCCCCGCGAAAACCGCCGAGAAGGTCGAAGAGCCTGCGACCCCGCAGCGCGTCCATCTCACCGCCGCCGCGATCGCCGAGGCCGGCATCACGACGTGGAAGGTCCAGATCGTCGACCTCTCACACATTCTCTCTCTCACCGGCAGCGTGGGATTCGACGAGAACCGCCTCCTCCTGGTCGCCGCGAACGTCAAGGGCCGGGTGACGTCGATTCCGGTCGACCTGGGCGCTCGCGTAAAGCCCGGCGATCCGCTCCTCGTGATCGAGAGCGTCGACCTCGGTCGGACGCGCGAGGAGTTCGTGACGGAGCTGTCGAGCTTCAACGTATCGGCCAGCGCCTACGAGAGAGCCAGGAAGCTCGTTGAGGCGAATGCCATCAGCGCCGGGGAGTTCCAGGCTCGGGAAGGCGACTACCTGGCGAAGAAGACCGCCGTCGCCTCCGCCGAGAGGACGCTCCACCTCTACGGTGACAGCGAAGAGACGATCGCGCGTTTGCGAGCCAACGCTGTCGACCACAGGCTCTCCGCGGCTGACGGCGCCACGCTCACGCTCCGGGCTCCCTTCGCCGGCCGCGTCATCGACCGAAAGGTGACCTCCGGCGCCCTCTTCGAGGCGCTGCAGCCGCTCATGACGATTGCCGACCTGGGGTCCGTCTGGGTGTTCCTCAATGCCTACGAGAAAGACCTCGCCCTCCTTCACGAAGGGCTGTCTGTAACGCTGAGAACCGACGCGTATCCCCAGGAGACCTTCCGTGGCCGCGTGGATTTCCTCGGCAGCGTCGTCGATCCGCAGACGAGGAGCGTCCGGGTCCGCGCGACGGTGGAGAACCGTTCGGAGAAGCTCCGCCCGGGTCTCTTCGTCACTGCCCAGGTCGATGTCCCGAAGCCGCAGAGCGAGGCGCACCCGATCGTGGCCGTTCCCCAGTCGGCCATCCAGAGGCTGGAGGGTCGCTCGACTGTCTTCGTTCAGGTCGAGCCCGGCGTCTTCCAACGGCACTACGTCGAGGTCGGACACAGCTTCGAGGGCTTCACCGAGATTCTCGCCGGCATCAAGGCTGGCGACGTCGTCGCCACCGAAGGGAGCTTCGTCCTGAAGTCGGAGTTCGCCAAGGCCTCGCTCGTGGAGGAGGACTGA
- a CDS encoding DEAD/DEAH box helicase family protein: protein MNARGHRRAALTIAIEAAEAEIADLGRRRDALEKQVEDLRNALRAEDDSEGRTIVATPAPAGRLNAQEKVGLFRSLFRGREDVFPKLWVSPKTGKKGYSPTCRNDWVRGVCEKPRVRCGDCPSQAFLPMSDQVLLDHLQGRHVIGCYPLLADETCWFVAADFDEAEWAADVSAFAATCGELGVPIAVERSRSGNGAHAWLFFSAPVPASAARRMASFLITETMSRRHELSMASYDRLFPSQDTMPRGGFGNLIALPLQRHPRTQGNTVFLDANLEPHPDQWAYLLGVNRMSRDYVETIASEAARKGLVVGVRTTEDGEDEDAARPWRQTPSRRSTARLLLGPLPTEVRAVLANRLFVAKEGLPSPLLNQIKRLAAFQNPEFFKKQGLRLSTALTPRVISCAEDHPRHVSLPRGCLDDLRPLLGGHAVRLDLEDERHQGPMLDVSFASSLTPRQEEAAQMLLAHDTGVFVAPPGSGKTVVGSYLIAARARSAVVLVHRQPLLDQWVEQLSLHLGVDPREIGRVGGGVRKPNGHLDVAMIQSLVRGDEIDEIVGGYGHVIVDECHHIPAVSFERVLSGIRAKFVVGLTATAKRRDGHQPILHMQIGPVRFDVGRKPAESADSLTKTLVVRETSFTSSAQDTDPSIQSLYGALARDEARNDAIVRDVTLALGEGRTPLVLTERRDHLDLLAARLAAACPHVVVLRGGTGAKQRRESMARLRAIPPDEPRLLMATGRYVGEGFDDARLDTLFLAMPISWRGTLVQYAGRLHRPLPGKTEARIVDYVDRQVPVLARMFERRMRGYREIGYRVAETSGPDSTRGEEEIGARAIPAGSSP, encoded by the coding sequence ATGAACGCCCGCGGTCACCGACGGGCAGCTCTCACCATTGCCATCGAGGCCGCAGAAGCGGAGATCGCCGACCTCGGCAGACGCCGGGACGCACTCGAGAAGCAAGTCGAGGACCTCCGGAACGCCCTTCGCGCAGAGGATGACAGCGAAGGCCGCACCATCGTCGCGACGCCGGCTCCCGCCGGTCGGCTGAACGCGCAAGAGAAGGTTGGCCTCTTCCGGAGTCTCTTCCGTGGCCGGGAGGACGTGTTCCCCAAGCTCTGGGTCAGCCCGAAGACGGGCAAGAAGGGGTACTCCCCAACTTGCCGGAACGACTGGGTGCGAGGAGTCTGCGAGAAGCCGCGCGTCCGTTGTGGCGACTGCCCGAGCCAGGCCTTTCTCCCGATGTCCGACCAGGTGCTCCTCGATCACCTCCAGGGTCGTCACGTGATCGGCTGCTATCCCCTGCTCGCCGACGAGACCTGCTGGTTTGTCGCCGCCGATTTCGACGAGGCCGAATGGGCTGCCGATGTTTCGGCCTTCGCCGCCACGTGCGGAGAGCTGGGAGTTCCGATTGCCGTCGAACGGTCGCGGTCCGGCAACGGGGCCCATGCCTGGCTCTTCTTCTCTGCGCCCGTCCCCGCCTCCGCAGCCCGGCGGATGGCCTCGTTCCTGATCACCGAGACGATGTCCCGCAGGCACGAGCTGAGCATGGCGTCGTACGACCGCCTCTTCCCGAGCCAGGACACGATGCCCCGGGGCGGATTCGGCAACCTGATCGCCCTTCCGCTCCAGCGCCATCCCCGCACTCAGGGAAACACAGTCTTTCTCGACGCGAACCTCGAGCCCCACCCGGACCAGTGGGCATACCTCCTCGGGGTCAATCGGATGAGCCGGGACTACGTGGAGACGATTGCCTCGGAGGCCGCGAGGAAAGGGCTGGTCGTCGGAGTCCGGACCACCGAGGACGGGGAGGATGAGGATGCCGCTCGGCCGTGGCGCCAGACGCCGTCCCGGCGATCGACCGCTCGCCTTCTCCTCGGACCGCTCCCGACTGAAGTTCGCGCCGTCCTCGCAAACCGGCTCTTCGTCGCGAAGGAGGGGCTCCCCTCCCCGCTGCTCAACCAGATCAAGCGTCTTGCCGCTTTCCAGAATCCGGAGTTCTTCAAGAAGCAGGGACTGCGCCTCTCGACGGCACTCACGCCTCGTGTGATCAGCTGTGCGGAGGATCACCCTCGCCACGTCTCGCTGCCGAGAGGCTGCCTCGATGACCTCCGCCCCCTTCTCGGCGGGCACGCCGTGAGGCTGGACCTCGAGGACGAGCGCCACCAAGGGCCGATGCTCGACGTGTCGTTCGCCAGCAGCCTCACTCCCCGGCAGGAGGAGGCAGCCCAGATGCTGCTGGCCCACGACACCGGAGTCTTCGTGGCCCCGCCGGGATCGGGGAAGACGGTCGTCGGCTCGTACCTGATCGCCGCCCGGGCCCGCTCGGCGGTCGTACTCGTCCACCGCCAGCCGCTCCTGGACCAGTGGGTGGAGCAGCTGTCCCTGCACCTCGGCGTCGATCCGAGAGAGATCGGTCGAGTCGGAGGGGGCGTCCGAAAGCCGAACGGGCACCTGGACGTCGCCATGATCCAGAGCCTCGTCCGGGGCGACGAGATCGACGAGATCGTCGGCGGCTACGGCCACGTCATCGTGGACGAGTGTCACCACATCCCGGCCGTCTCGTTCGAACGAGTGCTCTCGGGAATCCGGGCGAAGTTCGTCGTGGGGCTGACGGCCACGGCCAAGCGTCGGGACGGCCACCAGCCGATCCTCCACATGCAGATCGGGCCCGTCCGGTTCGACGTGGGCCGCAAGCCGGCTGAGTCGGCGGACTCACTGACGAAGACCCTGGTCGTTCGCGAAACGTCGTTCACTTCTTCCGCACAGGACACCGATCCTTCCATCCAGAGCCTCTACGGTGCGCTGGCCCGGGACGAAGCGAGAAACGACGCCATCGTTCGCGACGTGACGCTCGCGCTCGGCGAGGGACGCACACCACTCGTCCTCACGGAACGCCGAGATCATCTGGACCTTCTCGCCGCCCGCCTTGCCGCGGCCTGCCCGCACGTCGTCGTACTCCGCGGTGGAACCGGGGCAAAGCAACGGCGAGAGTCGATGGCAAGGCTTCGCGCCATTCCGCCGGATGAACCGCGTCTCCTCATGGCGACCGGCCGTTACGTCGGCGAAGGCTTCGACGACGCGCGGCTCGACACGCTGTTCCTCGCCATGCCGATTTCCTGGAGGGGCACGCTCGTCCAGTACGCTGGTCGGCTCCACCGCCCGCTCCCGGGGAAGACTGAAGCCCGCATCGTCGACTACGTCGACCGCCAGGTTCCGGTCCTCGCCCGTATGTTCGAACGCAGGATGCGCGGCTACCGAGAGATCGGGTACAGAGTGGCCGAAACCTCTGGCCCTGACTCAACACGCGGAGAAGAAGAGATCGGTGCCAGGGCGATTCCCGCCGGGTCCTCGCCATGA
- a CDS encoding TolC family protein — MGIRSYCGRVLALAAMAGTLETHAQDALRMDDYVRLVLESHPSARSAQALDASAAAASKAARLLPDPTLELSLGEGRAADGSGSPKTEKGFSVSQSIPWLPARSASIEAADHEARALRAEGLATRWGLELDAQVTYERLLFARAQVEVGRASAEDARSLLDLMTRRASLGEAREVDRIKARVEWLRQDRQLSAAYREELAAEGILRTLAGEPLPTPLRLAGELPRHPDGMRALLDAHPDALERSPALIRARAEAARASSLLSSARRGRVPDLGFSFFRQNELDREAWGGALGLTLPLWNARRGDVARAEAESRLRAADAERVRLALLSDLATRRRDVETLAVQVASLEGDFLPSAAESVRLARLLFEEGETSLLDLLDAQRTAREARREEIRARFELATAIAELRRLLGPNDDTTGDSK, encoded by the coding sequence ATGGGAATTCGATCGTATTGCGGCCGGGTGCTCGCGCTTGCAGCCATGGCCGGCACCCTCGAAACACACGCGCAGGACGCGCTCCGGATGGACGACTACGTCCGGCTCGTCCTGGAGTCGCACCCGTCCGCGCGGTCGGCGCAGGCGCTCGACGCAAGCGCCGCGGCGGCGTCGAAGGCGGCACGCCTTCTCCCCGACCCGACGCTCGAGCTGAGCCTCGGAGAGGGTCGGGCGGCGGACGGCTCGGGGTCGCCGAAGACCGAGAAGGGCTTCTCCGTCTCGCAGTCGATCCCCTGGCTTCCGGCCCGATCGGCGTCGATCGAGGCCGCCGACCACGAGGCCCGCGCGCTGCGGGCCGAGGGCCTCGCGACGCGTTGGGGCCTCGAGCTCGACGCGCAGGTCACGTACGAGCGTCTCCTGTTCGCGCGGGCGCAGGTCGAGGTGGGCCGGGCCTCCGCGGAGGACGCCCGCTCCCTCCTCGACCTGATGACCCGCCGTGCCTCGCTCGGCGAGGCGCGTGAGGTTGATCGGATCAAGGCGCGCGTCGAGTGGCTCCGGCAGGATCGTCAGCTGAGCGCCGCCTACAGGGAGGAGCTCGCCGCGGAGGGCATCCTGAGGACACTCGCGGGAGAGCCTCTCCCCACCCCGCTTCGCCTCGCGGGCGAGCTTCCACGGCACCCCGACGGCATGCGCGCCCTCCTCGACGCGCACCCCGACGCCCTCGAGCGAAGCCCGGCGCTGATCCGCGCCCGCGCCGAGGCCGCCCGCGCCTCGTCGCTCCTCTCGAGCGCCCGCAGAGGACGCGTCCCGGACCTCGGCTTCTCCTTCTTCCGGCAGAACGAGCTCGATCGCGAGGCATGGGGCGGCGCCCTCGGCCTCACCCTGCCCCTCTGGAACGCCCGACGAGGAGACGTCGCGCGGGCCGAGGCCGAGAGTCGCCTCCGGGCCGCGGACGCCGAGCGCGTGCGGCTCGCGCTCCTCTCCGACCTCGCGACACGCCGCCGGGACGTCGAGACGCTCGCCGTCCAGGTCGCCTCCCTCGAGGGAGACTTCCTCCCATCCGCCGCCGAGAGCGTCCGCCTCGCCCGCCTCCTCTTCGAAGAGGGCGAGACGTCCCTCCTCGACCTCCTCGACGCCCAGCGCACGGCCCGCGAGGCCCGCCGCGAGGAGATCCGCGCCCGCTTCGAGCTCGCGACCGCGATCGCGGAGCTTCGGCGGCTCCTCGGCCCGAACGACGACACCACGGGAGATAGCAAGTGA
- a CDS encoding DUF3368 domain-containing protein → MPGSITNTSPLLYLGRIGALGWLDQLFGSVWVPSAVLRELGEGRALGFEVPDTDNLAWLETVDPKSTPSEWLTLDLGAGELAAMALALENPQRILLLDDALARRTARAAGLTTWGTLRVLLEAKKARLVPSVAPLVDLLAASGMWMSPDIRKRVLSLAGEDVAG, encoded by the coding sequence ATGCCAGGCTCGATCACTAACACCTCTCCCCTTCTCTACCTGGGTCGGATCGGAGCTCTCGGCTGGCTTGACCAGCTCTTCGGGTCGGTCTGGGTTCCGTCGGCGGTCCTGAGGGAGCTCGGCGAAGGGCGGGCACTCGGGTTCGAGGTGCCAGACACGGACAACCTGGCCTGGCTGGAGACCGTCGACCCGAAATCGACCCCCTCCGAGTGGCTGACTCTCGATCTCGGAGCCGGAGAGCTCGCCGCGATGGCGCTCGCCCTCGAAAACCCTCAGCGAATCCTCCTTCTCGACGATGCGCTCGCGCGGCGGACGGCCCGCGCCGCCGGCCTGACCACCTGGGGCACCCTCCGTGTCCTGCTCGAGGCCAAGAAGGCTCGCCTCGTCCCTTCCGTAGCTCCGCTCGTGGACCTTCTCGCTGCCTCCGGGATGTGGATGTCGCCCGACATTCGAAAACGCGTCCTCTCACTGGCGGGAGAAGACGTCGCCGGATGA
- a CDS encoding efflux RND transporter permease subunit → MLRRLVDLSLENRAIVLLAAVLLIAGGAYSLTQLPIDAQPDITNVQVQVLTKAPALGPVEMEQFVTYPVEAAMNGLPKLQEIRSISRYGLSAVTIVFQDGVDVYFARQLVSERLVQAREAIPEGLGTPELGPVTTGLGDVFQFTVEGDGISAMERRTILDWMIAPRLRAVPGVTEVNTWGGLPKQYQVVVDPAKLRAHGLSLKEVFEAVERGNANAGGGYIEHNREQYIVRGEGLVSSLSDIEKIVLKAAPEGTPVTVGAVAQVREGSMLRIGVATADGHGETVIGLVQMLAGENALQVATRAREAVEELQPTLPKGIRIVPYYDRAALVRRVIRTVETNLLEGSILVIAVLFAFLGNVRAALIVASAIPLSMLLAFTGMVESRISANLMSLGAIDFGLIVDGAVVLIENVVRRLSEPEGRDKTVRQLTAEAAHEVVRPITFGIGIIILVYLPILSLQGVEGKMFKPMAWTVVFALAGSLLLTLTLTPVLASLFLKKTGHDHEPRFVGKLRVLYLRGLDVCLSRRAPVVIAAVVLVAVGAAVASTLGGEFLPRLDEGDLSISAVRPPSVGISEVAASTGRIERVLKRFPEVITVVSRSGSPELATDVMGIELGDVFVMLKPKDEWTSAKSKGELVEKMAEALGETVPGVGFSFQQPIEMRFNELIAGVRSDVGIKLFGDDLELLRQKGEEIARVVATVPGAADVKAEQTAGLPVLRVKVDRDRCARYGISVGDVLDTVEAARAGKIVGTVFEGQRRFSLAVRFDDSAAQTIEGLRNVPVAAPGGALVPLGQLADIVLDTGPSQISREAVKRRVVVEVNVRGRDVASFVTETKAKLQSAVKLPDGYYIRWGGQFENLERASRRLMVVVPLALALIFAMLYFTFGALKPAVLIYLNVPLAATGGVIALALRGLPFSIAAAVGFIALFGVAVLNGVVLMTQIRDLEARSHLDIADVLRKACGLRLRPVLMTALVASLGFVPMALATGSGAEVQRPLATVVIGGLVTSTILTLFILPTIYSFFGRAGRAAKTEVSHGQ, encoded by the coding sequence GTGCTGCGGCGGCTCGTCGACCTCAGCCTCGAAAACCGGGCGATCGTCCTACTGGCCGCGGTCCTCCTCATCGCCGGCGGCGCCTACTCCCTGACGCAGCTCCCGATCGACGCCCAGCCCGACATCACGAACGTCCAGGTACAGGTCCTCACGAAGGCTCCGGCCCTCGGGCCCGTGGAGATGGAGCAGTTCGTGACGTACCCGGTGGAGGCCGCGATGAACGGCCTTCCGAAGCTCCAGGAGATCCGCTCCATCTCCCGCTATGGCCTCTCTGCGGTGACGATCGTCTTCCAGGACGGAGTCGACGTCTACTTCGCCCGCCAGCTCGTCTCCGAGCGCCTCGTCCAGGCACGCGAAGCGATCCCGGAGGGTCTGGGCACTCCCGAGCTGGGTCCGGTCACGACCGGGCTCGGCGACGTCTTCCAGTTCACAGTCGAGGGAGACGGCATCTCCGCGATGGAGCGCCGGACGATCCTCGACTGGATGATCGCGCCCCGGCTGCGCGCCGTTCCCGGCGTCACAGAGGTCAACACCTGGGGCGGCCTTCCGAAGCAGTACCAGGTCGTCGTCGATCCCGCGAAACTGCGGGCGCACGGCCTGTCCCTGAAGGAGGTCTTCGAGGCCGTCGAGCGAGGCAACGCGAACGCCGGCGGCGGCTACATCGAGCACAACCGCGAGCAGTACATCGTCCGCGGGGAGGGCCTCGTCAGCTCGCTCTCCGACATCGAGAAGATCGTGCTGAAGGCCGCCCCCGAGGGAACGCCCGTCACCGTCGGCGCCGTCGCGCAGGTGCGGGAAGGGTCGATGCTGCGAATCGGCGTCGCCACGGCGGACGGCCACGGCGAGACCGTGATCGGCCTCGTCCAGATGCTCGCGGGTGAGAACGCGCTCCAGGTCGCGACGCGTGCCCGCGAGGCTGTGGAAGAGCTCCAGCCGACGCTCCCGAAGGGAATCAGAATCGTTCCCTACTACGACCGGGCCGCCCTCGTCCGAAGGGTGATCCGCACCGTCGAGACGAACCTCCTCGAGGGGAGCATCCTCGTCATCGCCGTGCTTTTCGCGTTCCTCGGGAACGTGCGCGCGGCCCTCATCGTGGCCTCCGCGATCCCTCTCTCGATGCTCCTGGCCTTCACGGGGATGGTCGAGTCGCGGATCTCGGCAAACCTCATGAGCCTCGGGGCCATCGACTTCGGGCTGATCGTGGACGGGGCCGTCGTCCTCATCGAGAACGTCGTCCGGCGGCTCTCCGAGCCAGAAGGGCGCGACAAGACGGTGCGCCAGCTCACGGCCGAGGCCGCCCACGAGGTCGTCCGGCCGATCACCTTCGGCATCGGCATCATCATCCTCGTCTACCTTCCCATCCTGAGCCTCCAGGGCGTCGAGGGAAAGATGTTCAAGCCGATGGCCTGGACCGTGGTCTTCGCCCTGGCCGGCTCCCTCCTGCTCACGTTGACCCTCACCCCGGTCCTGGCGTCGCTCTTCCTGAAGAAGACGGGGCACGACCACGAGCCTCGCTTCGTCGGAAAGCTGCGGGTTCTGTACCTTCGCGGCCTCGACGTCTGCCTCTCCCGGCGGGCCCCCGTGGTCATCGCCGCGGTCGTCCTCGTCGCCGTGGGCGCCGCCGTCGCCTCGACGCTCGGGGGCGAGTTCCTGCCTCGCCTCGACGAGGGCGACCTTTCGATCAGCGCCGTCCGCCCCCCCTCCGTGGGCATCTCCGAGGTCGCGGCCAGCACGGGGCGGATCGAGCGGGTCCTGAAGAGGTTCCCGGAGGTGATCACTGTGGTGAGCCGGTCGGGTAGCCCGGAGCTCGCCACCGACGTCATGGGGATCGAGCTAGGGGACGTCTTCGTGATGCTGAAGCCGAAGGACGAATGGACGTCGGCCAAATCCAAGGGGGAGCTCGTCGAGAAGATGGCGGAGGCCCTCGGCGAGACCGTTCCCGGCGTCGGCTTCTCCTTCCAGCAGCCGATCGAGATGCGCTTCAACGAGCTCATCGCGGGCGTGAGATCGGACGTCGGCATCAAGCTCTTCGGAGACGACCTCGAGCTCCTCCGGCAGAAGGGCGAGGAGATCGCGCGGGTCGTCGCCACCGTGCCCGGCGCGGCCGACGTCAAGGCCGAGCAGACAGCCGGTCTCCCGGTGCTCCGTGTGAAGGTCGATCGCGATCGCTGCGCCCGTTACGGCATCTCAGTAGGCGACGTGCTCGACACGGTCGAGGCGGCGCGGGCCGGGAAGATCGTCGGGACCGTGTTCGAAGGTCAGCGCCGCTTCTCACTTGCGGTGCGGTTCGACGACTCGGCGGCCCAGACGATCGAGGGCCTCCGGAACGTGCCCGTCGCGGCCCCCGGCGGTGCCCTCGTCCCGCTCGGACAGCTGGCCGACATCGTCCTGGACACCGGGCCGTCCCAGATCTCGCGCGAGGCCGTGAAGCGCCGCGTCGTCGTCGAGGTGAACGTCCGGGGCCGCGACGTCGCGTCCTTCGTGACGGAGACGAAGGCAAAGCTCCAGAGCGCCGTCAAGCTCCCCGACGGTTACTACATCCGCTGGGGAGGCCAGTTCGAGAACCTCGAGAGAGCGTCCCGGAGGCTGATGGTCGTCGTGCCGCTCGCCCTCGCCCTGATCTTCGCGATGCTCTACTTCACCTTCGGGGCGCTGAAGCCGGCCGTTCTCATCTACCTCAACGTCCCGCTGGCCGCCACGGGCGGCGTCATCGCACTGGCCCTCCGAGGGCTTCCCTTCTCGATTGCCGCGGCCGTCGGGTTCATCGCGCTCTTCGGCGTCGCCGTCCTGAACGGCGTCGTCCTGATGACGCAGATCCGCGACCTCGAGGCACGATCACACCTGGACATCGCCGACGTCCTTCGAAAGGCGTGCGGACTGCGCCTCCGTCCGGTACTGATGACCGCCCTCGTCGCATCCCTCGGCTTCGTGCCGATGGCGCTCGCGACCGGGTCGGGCGCCGAGGTCCAGCGGCCGCTGGCCACTGTCGTGATCGGCGGCCTTGTGACATCGACCATTCTGACCCTCTTCATCCTCCCCACGATCTACAGCTTCTTCGGCCGGGCCGGCCGTGCCGCGAAGACGGAGGTATCCCATGGACAGTGA
- the cadA gene encoding cadmium-translocating P-type ATPase gives MDSESMHGVVAVIQPFMLEPVVDALRLVPNFPGMSVSEVRGFGRRCAHAPHRGERTEVEPFEEKLRIEIYCRDAELKAIVDTIRRRHIQGTRATERSSSALSPGSSVFGPARRDPRSSSAATQTTTPMADSASLAPLSFWRSPAVRRVLAGGLLLAGGLALEQLGFGHAWVVPLYLASILLSGADWGRHGWEELVHCREVGIEALMAAAAVGAAALGLWDEAAALVFLYGLAESVEHLTYDRAKRAIERLLDLVPAQASVLRDGTETIVEAARLQRGDRIRVRPGESIPTDGVVEEGSSAVDESSLTGEPIPIEKKPGERLFAGTLNRTGSLVFRATAAADENSVSRLVKLVETAQKSKGRSQQLVERFTNIYSPLVLGAAVLLLLVPIATGASFSVWARYAVVLLVAAAPCALAMSTPVAFAAGMSAAGRHGILIKGGRYLEVLGRVRTVAFDKTGTLTRGRPELVVVEPAEGMTAWELLWKATSIEALSEHPLAEAVLRAAKAKGVEASRAVSEFRALPGAGVEGIVDGERVQILQPDAGGAPFGGLGHRLEELAGTGITPAIVVAGGRLLGILGFRDEPRPEAAAALRRLRAAGVTRLVVLSGDRPLVAQNVAQAVGIDEARGGLRPEDKVKAVQSLSLESGPLAMVGDGINDAPALAAADVGIAMGALGSDASIEAADVALMADSLEHLDEAFLIGRRVRSIVRQNVVFSIVVLAVLIPVALSGVISITMTVVAHEAAELLAVANGLRALKGGRHHNPIAEAT, from the coding sequence ATGGACAGTGAGTCGATGCACGGTGTCGTCGCCGTCATTCAGCCCTTCATGCTGGAGCCGGTCGTCGATGCCCTCCGTCTCGTCCCGAACTTCCCGGGAATGAGCGTGAGTGAGGTCCGCGGATTCGGCCGTCGCTGCGCGCACGCGCCGCACCGGGGCGAGCGAACGGAGGTGGAGCCGTTCGAGGAGAAGCTGCGGATCGAGATCTACTGTCGCGACGCCGAGCTGAAGGCGATCGTTGACACGATCCGGAGACGGCACATACAGGGAACCCGGGCGACGGAAAGATCTTCGTCAGCCCTCTCGCCCGGGTCGTCGGTATTCGGACCGGCGAGGAGGGACCCGAGGTCCTCCTCTGCGGCTACCCAGACGACAACCCCCATGGCTGATTCCGCCTCCCTCGCCCCGCTCTCATTCTGGAGGTCCCCCGCCGTCCGGCGAGTCCTCGCCGGCGGACTTCTCCTCGCCGGCGGCCTCGCCCTGGAGCAGCTCGGATTCGGCCATGCCTGGGTCGTTCCGCTCTACCTCGCCTCGATCCTCCTCTCAGGCGCGGACTGGGGCCGCCACGGCTGGGAGGAGCTCGTCCACTGCCGGGAGGTCGGCATCGAGGCCCTCATGGCCGCGGCGGCCGTCGGCGCCGCGGCGCTCGGCCTCTGGGACGAGGCCGCTGCGCTCGTCTTCCTCTACGGTCTGGCCGAATCCGTCGAGCACCTCACGTACGACCGGGCGAAACGCGCGATCGAACGCCTCCTCGACCTCGTCCCCGCTCAGGCGAGCGTCCTCCGGGATGGAACCGAGACCATCGTGGAGGCCGCACGCCTCCAGCGGGGGGATCGGATTCGCGTCCGTCCCGGCGAATCGATTCCCACGGACGGTGTCGTCGAAGAGGGCTCCTCGGCCGTCGACGAGTCCAGCCTCACCGGCGAGCCCATACCGATCGAGAAGAAGCCCGGAGAGCGACTCTTCGCCGGCACCCTGAACCGGACCGGAAGCCTCGTCTTCCGCGCCACCGCCGCCGCGGACGAGAACTCCGTGAGCCGCCTCGTGAAGCTCGTCGAGACGGCCCAGAAGTCCAAGGGCCGGAGCCAGCAGCTCGTCGAGCGCTTCACCAACATCTACTCTCCCCTCGTCCTCGGAGCCGCGGTGCTCCTTCTCCTCGTCCCCATCGCAACCGGCGCGAGCTTCTCGGTGTGGGCGAGGTACGCCGTCGTCCTCCTCGTCGCGGCGGCTCCCTGCGCTCTCGCGATGTCGACGCCCGTGGCATTCGCGGCCGGAATGTCTGCCGCAGGTCGCCACGGCATCCTGATCAAGGGCGGCCGGTACCTCGAGGTACTCGGCCGGGTCCGGACCGTTGCCTTCGACAAGACCGGGACGCTCACGCGCGGGCGGCCGGAGCTCGTCGTCGTGGAGCCCGCGGAGGGCATGACGGCCTGGGAGCTGCTCTGGAAGGCAACCTCCATCGAGGCGCTCTCTGAGCATCCGCTGGCCGAAGCGGTTCTCCGAGCAGCCAAGGCGAAGGGCGTTGAAGCGTCCCGTGCCGTCAGCGAGTTCCGGGCGCTCCCGGGCGCGGGTGTCGAGGGCATCGTCGACGGCGAGCGCGTGCAGATCCTCCAGCCGGACGCCGGAGGCGCACCCTTCGGCGGTCTCGGACACCGGCTCGAGGAGCTTGCAGGTACGGGCATCACGCCAGCGATCGTCGTCGCCGGCGGCCGTCTCCTCGGAATCCTCGGCTTTCGCGATGAGCCCAGACCCGAAGCGGCCGCGGCGCTCCGCCGCCTTCGAGCGGCAGGCGTCACCCGGCTCGTCGTCCTCTCGGGCGACCGACCCCTCGTTGCCCAAAACGTCGCACAGGCGGTCGGCATCGACGAGGCTCGCGGGGGGCTCCGGCCCGAAGACAAGGTCAAGGCCGTACAGTCGCTCTCGTTGGAGTCCGGTCCGCTCGCGATGGTCGGCGACGGGATCAACGACGCGCCGGCGCTGGCCGCCGCCGACGTCGGCATCGCGATGGGAGCGCTCGGGAGCGACGCCTCGATCGAGGCTGCGGACGTGGCCCTGATGGCTGACAGCCTCGAGCACCTCGACGAAGCCTTCCTCATCGGCCGGCGCGTCCGGTCGATCGTCCGACAGAACGTCGTCTTCTCCATCGTCGTGCTGGCGGTCCTGATACCGGTGGCGCTCAGCGGGGTCATCAGCATCACGATGACGGTCGTCGCCCACGAAGCGGCGGAGCTGCTCGCCGTCGCGAACGGCCTTCGCGCGCTGAAGGGAGGACGGCACCACAACCCGATCGCTGAAGCGACCTGA